Part of the Flavobacterium sp. KS-LB2 genome is shown below.
TTCATGACGTTTTGCGATTGAATTTTGTTGAAAGCCGTAGAGACGATTACTTCATCCATTTCGAAAATTGCTTCTTCAAGAATAATATCAAGTGTGTTTTCTTTTTGAAGACTGTTTATGGTTTTATTTTGGGTTGCAAATCCTACGAACGTAAAACTGATTTTTAAGTTTCTATTTGGCAGATTGGAAAATGTATATTTTCCATTTTCATCTGTAGTGGTTCCTTTATGCAATTCTGATGCATACACTGAAACGCCTTTTAGGGGTTCATTTTGTAAATTGGTTACGATTCCCGAAAGGGTATTTTGTGCTTGAAGCATCGCTGAAAACCCTAAGAATAGGGCTATGATAAATTTTTTCATTGAAAATGATTGTATAGTTCTTCCTCTCCACAGCTCTCTCCAAAGGAGAGCGAGCCCAGACCGGAATTATTTAGTAAATAAAATGAGTCGTGCTAAAATAAATTCAACAGAAGCTGAAATAAATTCAGCTTCAACTATTTACAGGTGGTCCGCGATGGGAGTACAAACTGCCGGAAAACGAAATAACCGTTTCATTTACAGTAAAAAAATAAGGGATTTCTTTGCTACTGGAGCGCAATTGATAGGAGAAATCCTTTGGAGTAATGTAACTACCCAAAGCAAATTCGCAAACAAAACAATGATCTAATTTGTGGTGCTGGTGCGTAATCTCTGTACCAGTAACATTGTATTTATGATGGCATTGCTTTTCAGAAAGTTGCTTTGCTAGATGCTCATAGGTATGCAATGATTGGAACAGCATTGAAAACAACACTGTAATAACCAGAGAAAGACTTACTATGAGTTTATTCTTTTTCATTCGATCCAAAGATAACAAAAACAAGAAAAAAGAAAACCATTTGTCTCACAAAAAATATTTTTGCGAAACAAATGGTCTCCTTTTTAAAATAAAAATTGATTTACACCAATTTGGCCTCAATCAAATATTCGGCAATTTGTATCGTGTTTGTCGCAGCTCCTTTTCTCAGATTATCTGCAACAATCCACATATTCAATGTGTTTTCCTGGCTTTCGTCACGACGAATTCTACCTACAAAAACTTCATCTTTCCCTTGTGCATACATTGGCATTGGGTACGTATAAGTGTCATTATTATCTTGAACTACTACGCCATCGGTATGATGCAAAATGTTTCTCACTTCATTTACGTCAAAATCATTCGAGAATTCTACGTTTACCGCTTCACTGTGTCCGCCTACAATTGGCACACGAACTGCAGTAGCTGTAACAGCAATTGTATTATCGCTTAAGATTTTTTTGGTTTCACGAACTAGTTTCATCTCTTCTTTAGTGTATCCATTTTCTTCAAAAGAATCGCATTGTGGAATCGCGTTTCTATGAATTGGATATTTATAAGCCATTTCACCTGAAACACCTGCATACTCATTTTCTAATTGTTGTACTGCTTTTACACCCGTTCCAGTGATGGATTGGTAGGTAGAAACAATTACACGTTTAATGTTGTATTTTTTGTGCAAAGGTGCTAAAACCAAAACCATTTGGATAGTCGAACAGTTAGGGTTCGCAATGATTTTATCTGCTACAGTCAATTCAGTTGCATTAATTTCCGGAACGATTAATTTTTTGGTTGGATCCATTCTCCAAGCTGATGAATTATCAATAACGGTAGTTCCTGCAGCAGCAAATTTTGGAGCCCACTCCAATGAAGTATCACCACCCGCAGAGAATAAAGCAATATCTGCTTTCATATCTACTGCCGTTTGCATGCCAACTACTTTATATTTTTTACCCTTATATTCAATTTCTTTACCCACTGATCGCTCAGAAGCAACGGGAATTAATTCTGTTACAGGGAAATTTCTTTCTGCCAAAACTTTCAACATTACTTCGCCAACCATTCCGGTAGCGCCTACAACTGCTATTCTCATCTTATATTTGTATTATTGAATATTAAATTTGAAGTACAAAAGTAACTAATATTGAAACCAAAACAAGTAGCTTCACAAAAAATAACAAAATGTTATAAATACAACAATTTGCCGTTTTCTATTTTTGTATAAAAAGAAAAACCGCCTCTTTTAAGAAACGGTTGAGTCCTGAAATGCATTCAGGATAAATTAGAATATTTACTGTAGAGGAAATTATTTTTTCAATAAATCTCTAATCTGAGTCAATAATTCTTCTTGAGTTGGTCCAGCTGGAGCAGCTACAACAACAACTTCTTCTTTCTTTCTAGCTTTTTCAGCAGCTCTTAACACAACGAAAATAAAGAAAGCAATAATGATGAAATTAATAATCGCCTGTACCAAGTTTCCGTATGTAATTACAGCGGCACCGGCAGTTTTAGCAGCAGCTAAATCTGCATAACTGTTTCCGTCCAAGGTTACGAATTTCTGGGTAAAATCAATTCCACCAGTCAATAAACCTACAATTGGCATAATAACATCATCAACGGCAGACCCAACAATTTTACCAAATGCACCACCAATAACAACTGCAGTTGCTAAACTTAAAACGTCTCCCTTCATTAAAGAAGCTTTAAAATCACTGAAAAATCCCATAATTTATTTTTTTAGGTTAAAATTTATCTTTGCAAAACGAATTTAATAAAAATTTTAACACAATTAACAGTCGTTTACCCAATATTTAATTACTCTCTGTAAAACACCCGTTTCACTCGTTGAGAAATACTCGTCAGAATTTCATACGGAATTGTGTTTAATTTTTGTGCCATATACGTTACCGTTGGGCTTTCGCCAAAAACAATTACCTGATCACCTTCTGAACATTCTATTTCAGTAACATCAACCATTAGCATATCCATACAGATACTGCCAACAATAGATGCTTTGGACTTTTTAATCGTTACAAAACCTACACTATTTCCCCAACTTCTGGAAATACCATCGGCATACCCAATAGGAATTGTGGCAATTTTTGTAGGTTTCTCCGCAATGAATCGCCTGCCATAACCCACACTTTCACCGGCATCAATACTTCTGATTTGTGAAATCACGGATTTGAGTGTACCCACATTTTCCAACTGTTTTTGTTCTTCGGGATCATTCGAAACGCCATAAAGACCAATTCCCAAACGCGCCATATCGTATTGGGAATCCGGATAATTACTGATTCCGGAAGTATTCAAAATATGTCGCAACGGTTTTATTTGCAATTCTGACATCAATTTAGACGATAGCTTTTCAAATAAATCAATTTGTGAATGTGCAAAATCCTTGAATTCCAAGTCATCACTTGTGGCCATGTGTGATAAAATACTTTTTACTTTAACGGTTTGATTTCCTTTTAAAGTGGCAATCAAATCATCAATCGTATTGTTCTCAAAACCCAAACGGTGCATTCCCGTATCGAGTTTGATGTGTATTGGAAATTGTTTTAAATTCTTTTGTCCCGCAATTTTAAGGAATTCATGAAGTCCCTTTAAACTATAAATTTCAGGTTCTAATTGGTGTTGAATAATCGCAGAAAAACTAGTCGTTTCAGGATTTAATACCATAATTGGCAAATGAATTCCAGCGCTTTTTAGGGAAATTCCTTCATCGGCAAAAGCCACACCAAGATAATCTACTTTATGATGCTCTAGTAATTTAGCTATTTCAAAACCGCCATTTCCATAACCAAAAGCCTTCACCATCACCATAATCTTAACATTGGGCTTCAATTTTGATTTAAAGAAATTCAGGTTATGGCTAATCGCATTCAGGTTGATTTCCAGAACAGTTTCATGTGTTTTTTCCTCTAATAAAGAAACAATTTCTTCAAATTGAAACGTCCTCGCTCCTTTGATTAAAATAGTCTCATTGGCAAAATTCAGATCATCAAATTTTGATATAAACTCAGCTGTAGTGGCATAGGTTGTACAATTAGCAAATTTTCTCTCGAATGCTTTGATTGTTTTTCCAATTCCTATCACACGATCTATTTTATTCGAAACAATCAACTGAGAGACTTTAGTATACAATTCGTCATTTGACAAACCGCTTTGAAAAATATCCGAAAGAATCACCGTTTTTTTCTTGTATTGCTTTTGACTTTCGAGAAAATCCAACGCTATTTTCAACGACTGAAAATCAGAACTATAACTGTCATCAATAATACTACAATTGTTTATTCCGTTTTTGACTTTTAAACGCATTTCTACTGGATAGAGCAATTCCATTCGGTTTTGAATGGTTTTTTCATCGTATTTAAAGTACAGCAAAACCATCAAACACGAAATAGCATTTTCAACAGCTGCTTCATCCTGAAAAGGAATTATCAATTCAGTTGAACTGCCTTTGTATTGGTACCGAATTGTGGTTGAGTTATTTTTTGACGCTATCTTAGCGACAACAACATCCGCGTCTTTAGAGTCAAAACTCCAGGTAAACGCTTTTGTTCCTAAAACAATAAACGGATCAATCCTTTGGTTTTTTTGATAAATAACCACCTCTGAATTTCCAAAAAGGGTCATTTTCTCTCTTATTTTATTTTCTAAATCCAGAAACCCTTCATCATGTGCAGATCCAATATTAGTAAGAACTCCAATGGTAGGTTTAATGATTTTTTCTAATTTTTCCATTTCAGAACCGGTTGAAATTCCCGCTTCAAAAATCCCTAAATTGTGTTTTTCATTGATTGCAATGACTGATAACGGAACACCAATTTGTGAATTGTAACTCTTTGGGCTTCGAATTACATTATAATCAGGACTCAATAAAAAATTAAGCCATTCCTTCACTATCGTTTTCCCGTTACTTCCTGTCAATCCAATAATGGGAAAATTAAAAAGACTGCGGTAGTTGGCCGCAAATTGTTGCAAAGCGGTTAGTGTGTTATCTACAACAAAAAAATTAGCTTTTCCCTCACATTCTTCTGGAATATGAGTTACTACAAAATTTCGAACACCCATTGCAATCAAATCCTTGATGTATTGATGCGCGTCATTATTGGCTCCGACCAGTGCAAAAAATAAAGTTTGAGGTCCGTTTTGCAACGAACGACTATCTATTGCAATTGTTTCTATAGCCAAATTAGTGTTGTCACCAATAAATGTAGCTGGAATATTTTGAATACTTTTTAGGATTTTCTGGCTCATGGAATTAAAAAGAGATTGAAGTAGATTTCTGGTATAGGAATTATTCTTTTACTAGTTCACTATTTGTAAAACTTCCTCAAAAATAACACTTCTTTTCAAAACGAAGACTTAGAAATGCTTATAATTATAGCCAATTCAGTTTATTTATAAAAAAGAAACAATAGCAATAGCTTTACTAATTTTGGCAGATTACTTATATTTGTTTTTAGATAAAATTAGCCGTTTTGAAAAAAATACTTCCCTTGTTTTCTTATGTGTTCCATCCGATATTCATACCGGCAATGGCCACGTTGCTTTATCTTTCTTTTAACAATACTGAGTTTGTGAATCAAGAAAAATTATTTATTTTTTTTCAAGTTCTGGTTGTAACAGTGATTTTACCTTCTTTGGTATTTTTATTATTGCGTACTGCAGGAAACATAGATTCTGTTATGCTTGCCGAAGTATCCCAACGCAAAATCCCTCTAATAATACATTGTTTTTTACTCATTCTACTCGTAAAAAAAAGCATTACAATTGACAGGTATCCAGAGTTGCATTTTTTCTTTTTAAGTGCGCTTTTAAGCACTATGCTGGCACTTATCTTATTGTTTATCAATATAAAAGCGAGCCTTCACCTGATAGCAATCAGTTCCTTAACAGTATTTACAATTGGATTGAGTTTACACTTTCAAATTCAAAACACTATTCTAATTACTGTACTAATCCTGCTGAATGGCTTTGTAGCTTCTTCCCGATTAGAAATGAAAGCACACACAACTAAAGAATTGATTATAGGTTTTATGCTAGGCGCTGTACCTCAGTTGCTTTTATTAGTACTATGGCTATAAAATGTAGAAAATAATTCCAATATTCAAAGCTTTCATGTTTACTGGTTCGCCATTTACTTCTGCCGATTTAAACAATGAATTTAAACCATAATACGCATATAAATTAATGGTATTGTAGCCTGCAGAAATATAAGTCCCGTATTGCATTTTATTAAAATCTTTATTCCCTGTAACAACCACTTTCCCTTCAGATCCATTAAAAATAGATCTATCATAGAGCAAATAACTTAGCTTAAATCCTCCATAAATACGCCAAAATTTATGACTTTCATAGGTAGATGTTCTCAACCTGAACTCCAAAGGAACATCTATAGAAAGTAGTGAAAACTTGTTTTTGTCGTAAGCAGTTTCGGAATCAATATAGGTGTAAACTTGGTTTTCACCAAATGATGTAATAGCGAGATTTTGATTAAAATTGTTATATGTAAAACCAACACCAGAGGCTATAGCGACAGTTCTCTTTTTATTGATGGGCATATCTCTTAAAAAACCTGCCGAAAGACCCGAAGAAAACTTACTTTGAGACAAGCCAGACGGCTTATCTCTCAAAATGTTATACGTTATACCAAAATAAAACTGATCCTCTCTATATAAGGAATCAACCTTTTTTATCGGAATATTTTCAGTTGTTGCATCTTCTTGCGAAAAAGCATTCAAAACCGATAAAAGAAGAAAACAACTCAGAAAAATACGCATATTATTTTTGGATTTAAATGGAGTAAGGACTTTTCAAAACACATTTCAGGTTTCAATTCTCACATCATGACAGTACAAATATACCATTTTGATGGTTTTTATATTGGTAATACCAACAAATAAAAGTTTAGAAAAAGGACTCAGTATAAAATCGCACTACTTAAAAATGTGCACTACTTAAAATTCATCAAAAATAATTAACATATTGACTCCTACTAGTGTAATATTTTTCAAGTAAATTGCTTGTTAAAAAATTAAAACTAATATTTTTACTTTAAAAAAATTTTCGATATCTCAAAAACGTCTTTAAATCAGACTTAAAAACAATACAACCATGCAAATTGGAATTATAGGATTAGGAAAAATGGGCTTCAACCTTGCTCTAAATCTAAAGCGAAACGGCTATGAAGTAGTAGCCCAAGATGTCAATACGGACTTTGTGGCAAAAATAGGGCAAGAAGGAATTAAAACTGTATTTACAGTTGCAGAGTTGTGCCAAAAATTGAATCATCGAAAAGTGATTTGGTTAATGGTTCCTGCAGGAGAAATTGTAGATGGCGTCATCAACTCTTTACTTCCTTTTTTAGAAAAAAACGATATTATCATTGACGGGGGAAACTCTAACTACAAAGATTCCAAACGCCGTTATGCACAACTGAAAGAACTTGGCATCGACTTTTTAGATTGTGGTACTTCGGGCGGAACATCAGGTGCTTTGCATGGCGCTTGTACAATGATTGGCGGAGAACCCGCAGTTTTTGAATATGTAGCAGCCGTTTTCAAAGCTATTTCTGTAGAAAACGGACATTTATACACTGGCGCAGCTGGAAGCGGACATTTTACGAAAATGGTTCACAACGGAATCGAATATGGAATGATGCAATCTATTGCCGAAGGTTTTGAGGTTTTTGAACATTCTGAATTTGATATTGACTTCGAAAAAACAGCTAAACTATTCAATCACGGATCGGTGGTACGCAGTTGGTTAATGGAACTTACAGAAAATGCATTCTCAAAAGACCCAAAATTAGACAGCATCAAAGGAATCATGCACTCCTCGGGCGAAGGAAAATGGACATTGGAAACCGCTTTAGACTTAGGCGTACCAACTCCAGTTATCGCTTTATCAATCATGATGCGTTACCGTTCCCAAATGCAAGATACATTCTCTGGAAAAGTAGTAGCGGCACTTCGAAATGAATTTGGCGGCCACGCAGTCGAAAAAAACGAATAATAAATGGCAACCAACTACTTCGAACCTAATTTTTAATTTCTCAAATTCAAGTACATGTCAATAGTAATCTTAATTGCAAGTATATTTTTATTACTTGTCTTGATATCAGGCATAAAACTCAACGCCTTCCTTTCCTTGATTATTGCTTCTTTTTTTGTGGGAATTACTAAAGGTATGCTCTTTCCTGAGCTCCTAAATTCACTTCAACAAGGAATTGGCAGTACTTTAGGTTCATTGATTATAATTATTGCCCTTGGCGTTATACTGGGAAATATCCTTTCAGATAGTGGAGCGGCACAACGGATTAGTGCAGTAATGATCAAAACTGTAGGGATTAAACACATCAAATGGGCGATGTTGATTACGGGTTTTGCCGTGGGAATTTCGATGTTTTATAACGCTGGTTTTGTGATTTTGATTCCAATGGTTTTTGCTGTTGCAAAAAGTACGAAGCAACCTATAATTTATCTAGGCATCGCGATGGCATCGGCACTTTCGGTGACCCACGGTTTCTTACCTCCTCATCCTGGACCTACCGCCATTGCCGTAATTTTCAAAGCTGACATTGGTAAAACCTTGTTGTATGGATTGCTAATTGCTATTCCGACTTTATTGATTGCCGGAATTATTTTTCCAGAATTCATAAAGAAAATTACCGCTAATCCACCCAAAGGATTATTCGAAAGTAAAACATTCACAGATAACGAAATGCCCTCTTTTGGAATTAGTATGCTAACAGCTTTGATTCCAGTTATCCTGATGGCGATGGCAACAACCAGCGAATTAACCTTAGCTGAAGATTCCTCTTTGCGTTACATGCTAGGATTTATTGGCAATCCAACCACTTCAATGCTCCTTGCAGTAGTATTTGCTATTGTTTTTTTAGGTATCAATCGCGGTCGAAAAGTGCAAGATATTATGGATAAATCCAGTTTAGCATTGAGTTCAGCAACTATGATAATTATGATAATTGCAGCGGGTGGTGCTTTCAAACAAGTGCTTATCGACAGTGGTATTGGCACAGATTTGGCAGTTTTTTTCGAAACATCAACACTTTCACCTCTAGTATTGGGCTGGCTTGTAGCAACAATTATCCGAATCGCATTAGGCTCAGCAACTGTAGCAGGACTAACCGCGGCGGGAATTGTTCAACCATTGGTTGTGAGTTCTGGAATAAGCCCTGAACTGATGGTATTGTCTATTGGAGCTGGAAGTTTAATGTGCTCTCATGTGAATGATACAGGATTTTGGATGTTCAAGGAGTATTTTGGCATCAGTATTTCGGATACATTCAAAACCTGGACCGTCATGGAAACTATCATTGGAACTATGGGATTGATAGGTGTACTCTTGCTTAATCTGCTCGTGGGATAACCCAAATACAACTAAAAAATGAATTTATTTTATATTGGTATCGATATTGGCACTACAGCAACCAAAGCCGTGTGTTTTGATGTAACCGGAAAAGTGATTCAAGAATACAGTCAGTCCTATGCAATGTACCATCCAAAACCGGATTGGAGCATTCAAAAACCAGATGAAATTCTAGCAGCTGTTTTGAGATGCATCCAAGAAATCACAAAAGGGATCCAGCCTGAATTCATCAGTTTTAGTTCGGCTATGCAAAGTATACTCGCCATTGACCAGGATGGAAAACCGCTGACAGATGCAATCATTTGGGCTGATAATAGAGCACATTCATTAGCCGAAGAACTAAAAGAATCAGAACAGGGAAAAAACTTCTATCAAAAAACGGGAATTCCTATTCACACCTTTTCACCCATGACCAAAATTGCATGGTTAAAGGAACACGATGCACTCATTTTTTCTAAAACGTACAAATTCATAAGCATCAAAGAATATATTTGGCATCATCTCACCGGCGAATACGTGATTGATTCCTCAATGGCTTCAGGTACTGGGCTCCTGAATATTCATAGTCTACAATGGGAAACCGATATTTTAGAATATTTAAAAATAGAAGCATTCCAGCTATCTACAATTGTAAGTCCCACCCATCAAAGCATAGGATGTTTAGATGGTTTTCATTATATTTTGGGTGGTGGAGATGGCACATTGGCAAATTTAGGAACTGGAGCTATGGAAGCCGGCCGAATAGCATTATCTATTGGAACTAGTGGCGCGGTACGTTTACCTATTGACAAACCTTTTATTGATTCTCAAATGCGAACACAATGTTACCATTTGATGGACACACAATATT
Proteins encoded:
- a CDS encoding gluconate:H+ symporter, with the protein product MSIVILIASIFLLLVLISGIKLNAFLSLIIASFFVGITKGMLFPELLNSLQQGIGSTLGSLIIIIALGVILGNILSDSGAAQRISAVMIKTVGIKHIKWAMLITGFAVGISMFYNAGFVILIPMVFAVAKSTKQPIIYLGIAMASALSVTHGFLPPHPGPTAIAVIFKADIGKTLLYGLLIAIPTLLIAGIIFPEFIKKITANPPKGLFESKTFTDNEMPSFGISMLTALIPVILMAMATTSELTLAEDSSLRYMLGFIGNPTTSMLLAVVFAIVFLGINRGRKVQDIMDKSSLALSSATMIIMIIAAGGAFKQVLIDSGIGTDLAVFFETSTLSPLVLGWLVATIIRIALGSATVAGLTAAGIVQPLVVSSGISPELMVLSIGAGSLMCSHVNDTGFWMFKEYFGISISDTFKTWTVMETIIGTMGLIGVLLLNLLVG
- a CDS encoding aspartate-semialdehyde dehydrogenase, whose translation is MRIAVVGATGMVGEVMLKVLAERNFPVTELIPVASERSVGKEIEYKGKKYKVVGMQTAVDMKADIALFSAGGDTSLEWAPKFAAAGTTVIDNSSAWRMDPTKKLIVPEINATELTVADKIIANPNCSTIQMVLVLAPLHKKYNIKRVIVSTYQSITGTGVKAVQQLENEYAGVSGEMAYKYPIHRNAIPQCDSFEENGYTKEEMKLVRETKKILSDNTIAVTATAVRVPIVGGHSEAVNVEFSNDFDVNEVRNILHHTDGVVVQDNNDTYTYPMPMYAQGKDEVFVGRIRRDESQENTLNMWIVADNLRKGAATNTIQIAEYLIEAKLV
- a CDS encoding gluconokinase, giving the protein MNLFYIGIDIGTTATKAVCFDVTGKVIQEYSQSYAMYHPKPDWSIQKPDEILAAVLRCIQEITKGIQPEFISFSSAMQSILAIDQDGKPLTDAIIWADNRAHSLAEELKESEQGKNFYQKTGIPIHTFSPMTKIAWLKEHDALIFSKTYKFISIKEYIWHHLTGEYVIDSSMASGTGLLNIHSLQWETDILEYLKIEAFQLSTIVSPTHQSIGCLDGFHYILGGGDGTLANLGTGAMEAGRIALSIGTSGAVRLPIDKPFIDSQMRTQCYHLMDTQYLKLGAVNNGAIVLQWLKESILQTNTSFEELFKQAEKIPAGSEDLLFVPYLLGERAPIWDASAQGTLLGIRIIHTQAHLVRATLEGILFGLFSVTELLLPDPEKRQETTIMASGGFGKSALWLQMVADIFQMKVIVAETIEASAWGAVLIGFKASDIAVPSENKVGKTFLPNENHKEVYQQSFKKFKKIYPLLQGV
- the gnd gene encoding phosphogluconate dehydrogenase (NAD(+)-dependent, decarboxylating), giving the protein MQIGIIGLGKMGFNLALNLKRNGYEVVAQDVNTDFVAKIGQEGIKTVFTVAELCQKLNHRKVIWLMVPAGEIVDGVINSLLPFLEKNDIIIDGGNSNYKDSKRRYAQLKELGIDFLDCGTSGGTSGALHGACTMIGGEPAVFEYVAAVFKAISVENGHLYTGAAGSGHFTKMVHNGIEYGMMQSIAEGFEVFEHSEFDIDFEKTAKLFNHGSVVRSWLMELTENAFSKDPKLDSIKGIMHSSGEGKWTLETALDLGVPTPVIALSIMMRYRSQMQDTFSGKVVAALRNEFGGHAVEKNE
- a CDS encoding bifunctional UDP-N-acetylmuramoyl-tripeptide:D-alanyl-D-alanine ligase/alanine racemase, with the protein product MSQKILKSIQNIPATFIGDNTNLAIETIAIDSRSLQNGPQTLFFALVGANNDAHQYIKDLIAMGVRNFVVTHIPEECEGKANFFVVDNTLTALQQFAANYRSLFNFPIIGLTGSNGKTIVKEWLNFLLSPDYNVIRSPKSYNSQIGVPLSVIAINEKHNLGIFEAGISTGSEMEKLEKIIKPTIGVLTNIGSAHDEGFLDLENKIREKMTLFGNSEVVIYQKNQRIDPFIVLGTKAFTWSFDSKDADVVVAKIASKNNSTTIRYQYKGSSTELIIPFQDEAAVENAISCLMVLLYFKYDEKTIQNRMELLYPVEMRLKVKNGINNCSIIDDSYSSDFQSLKIALDFLESQKQYKKKTVILSDIFQSGLSNDELYTKVSQLIVSNKIDRVIGIGKTIKAFERKFANCTTYATTAEFISKFDDLNFANETILIKGARTFQFEEIVSLLEEKTHETVLEINLNAISHNLNFFKSKLKPNVKIMVMVKAFGYGNGGFEIAKLLEHHKVDYLGVAFADEGISLKSAGIHLPIMVLNPETTSFSAIIQHQLEPEIYSLKGLHEFLKIAGQKNLKQFPIHIKLDTGMHRLGFENNTIDDLIATLKGNQTVKVKSILSHMATSDDLEFKDFAHSQIDLFEKLSSKLMSELQIKPLRHILNTSGISNYPDSQYDMARLGIGLYGVSNDPEEQKQLENVGTLKSVISQIRSIDAGESVGYGRRFIAEKPTKIATIPIGYADGISRSWGNSVGFVTIKKSKASIVGSICMDMLMVDVTEIECSEGDQVIVFGESPTVTYMAQKLNTIPYEILTSISQRVKRVFYRE
- a CDS encoding porin family protein: MRIFLSCFLLLSVLNAFSQEDATTENIPIKKVDSLYREDQFYFGITYNILRDKPSGLSQSKFSSGLSAGFLRDMPINKKRTVAIASGVGFTYNNFNQNLAITSFGENQVYTYIDSETAYDKNKFSLLSIDVPLEFRLRTSTYESHKFWRIYGGFKLSYLLYDRSIFNGSEGKVVVTGNKDFNKMQYGTYISAGYNTINLYAYYGLNSLFKSAEVNGEPVNMKALNIGIIFYIL
- the mscL gene encoding large conductance mechanosensitive channel protein MscL, translating into MGFFSDFKASLMKGDVLSLATAVVIGGAFGKIVGSAVDDVIMPIVGLLTGGIDFTQKFVTLDGNSYADLAAAKTAGAAVITYGNLVQAIINFIIIAFFIFVVLRAAEKARKKEEVVVVAAPAGPTQEELLTQIRDLLKK